Genomic DNA from uncultured Desulfuromusa sp.:
TCGACTGTCATCCACAGCATCCCCCCGTCGGTACAGAGACAAAAACACCTTGCATAAGTTGCCATGATGGAGAACCGCACTTCGAGATCGGCAACTGCCAGCATTGTCACACCAATCCACATCAACCTATGTCCTCTCTGCGAGACCCACTGAAGCCAGCCAGGAAAGAATGTCTATCCTGCCATTTTAAAGTCGGACAACAAATGGAAGCCGCACCGAGTCGTCATGCAAAAATTTTCTGCAATCGCTGCCACAGCCAACATAAAGAAATCCCTAGCTGTCTGGATTGTCATGAACCACACAGTTCCAGACAAAGAACAGAGGATTGCTCAAAGTGCCACCCGGCCCATCAGCCATTGAAAATTGAACCAACCGGCTATATCCCGGCAACGCTCTGTCGGCCCTGTCACGGGTTTGAATCTAATGCCCTGGCTGAGAGCAATACCAGCCATGGTGGAATCAATTGTATCAATTGTCACAAGGGTCGGCATCCCAGCGTTCCGACCTGTCAGGATTGCCATGGCTTGCCGCATACCCAGTCCATCCATAGTCAGTTCAGAGACTGTCTGGAGTGCCACGGCGATGCCCATCAGCTCATTAGCAATCAGTAAATCCAACAGTTCCCTATTTGGGAAATCTACAGAACGGAACTGGCTAAATGACTAAACCGATCGGACAAAAAAAGATTTATCCGTCTTAACAGAAAGACAACTACCTGATATCAATAGAACATTTCAAAATTTTCAAGTTTTGGCACAAGGTTTGCCTTATGAAGACAGCCATGATGAAAACAGGATTTCATATACAGATAGCATTTCTGGTCTTGGTCACATCACTGATGACCATCACGTCTTCGGCACAGGCGCAGACTTCGGCCAGTTATCTTTACCGCCTTTCTGATTTCAGTGGGCCAGTCGCTTCTTTATGGGCACGGGTAGCTGTCGATCAGGAAGAAGGTGAAATATACACGTTAAATCGATCTGACTCAGTGATCCAGATTTTCAACGAAACGGCCATGCAGATTTTTGATTGCGGTGAAGACATGGCTCTTTCCTCTGCTATTGACATCGCCGTTGCTGACAACGGTGAATTATATGTCTTATACCGGACACCAACAGCAACGATTCGGCACTTGAACTATCGTGGCGAGCTCATAAGTGAGATCAGAATTGCTGATCAAGAACAAGGAATTCAAGATTTCAGCCCGGCATATATTGACTATAAAGCCGGCAGTCTCTACCTCGCTGACACCGGGAAAATGCAGGTCATTGTTGCTTCAGCCACAGGTGAGATCCAAAGCCGTTTTGATTTTCGCCAGAAAATAGAGGGACAGATCAGAACGGAAATGAAAGATGAAACCATAAGAGAGTCGCAGCGTAAACGTCTGCAGGATAAATTGGCCGCAATAAAAGGGGCTGACTTGACCGGCTTCAGTGTTGATAACAAGGGGACCATCTATTTCACCATCGCTCCACTGTTCGCCGCTTTCCGGGCAACGGCTGAAAACAAGCTGGAAGAGTTTGGAATCCCCGGTGGGGCTCCCGGTAAATTTGGTGTTATCGCCAGCATCAGTGCTGACAGCAAAGGAAACATCTTTGTTTCTGACCGGCTACGCTGCGTAGTTTTGATGTTTGACAGCAGTTTTAACTTTCTAACCGAATTCGGCTATCGCGGTGAGCAGCCAGATAATCTGGTCGTTCCGGACGATATTGCCATTGATGAACGTAACAACAGGATTTACGTCTCTCAAGCAGCCAATCTTGGAATCAGTGTATTCAGTATTCATTACAACTGAACCTGAAACTTAGCCATGATCAAGTTCTGGCTACAACCTGAAAGAGGGGAACGAAAGGAGGTCACAGCAAACAAAAACAAAACAACCCGGTTTTCACCATGGAGGTGAAAATCAACACTCCTCCGAAAAAAGTAAACCTGTTGCAAAGCAGGGACACAAAGTCACAGACCCTCACACGGGGTGGCTGGGCTGCCGGAGCACAAAAAAACCTTTTGGGAGGATTTTACAAATGAAAAAACTTTTGATCGTTTCAACTGCCATACTTTTCAGTTTCTGCCTCACCGGGATCGCTTTTGCGTTTCATGACGGTGGTGTCGCTCATTGCGACGGTTGTCACTCCATGCACAGCGGCGCAGCCTCTGGGCCTAGTCTGCAAAAAGGTTCCGATGCCAGCTCAACCTGCCTGAACTGCCATGACGGCGATGGACGCTACCATATCAGCAGTGCAGACGGCAGCAATACCAACGAAGGCGGTGACTTCCACTGGACCAAGGACAATGGATATACCTATGTTGTTCGTGGAACGACCAGAACTTTCGATTTCGACAACGCCGGTCACAATATGCTGGCAGCCGATTTCACTATGGCGAATGATGCAACCCTGACCGTGGCACCTGGTGGTTCCTATCCCGCAGCCGGCCTTGGCTGTACTAGCTGCCATGATCCTCATGGCCAAGCTAATGGTGGTACCGCTGCCGGTGCATTGCCGATTTCGGTTTCCGGCTCCTATGGTGATGTTCCTGATGCCGGTACTCAAGCTGGTAATTACCGGATCCTCTATGATTCCAATAAAGTTGGATTCTCTGAAGATGCACCAATTGCCCGTGCCAACAGCTACGACGGCGCATTTGTTCAGTACGGTTCCGGCATGTCCGGTTGGTGTGCCAACTGTCACACCAGCTTCTACGCTCAATCAGCTGCTGGTGGTATGCACCCAACTGATGTTGCCGTTCCAACCACTTACAACAGCTACGTAGCTACCGGCAACTTTACCGGCGACGTTGCTACTGCTTACGATCCATTGGTTCCAATTGAGCGTGGCATCACCACAGCATCCAGCGATCTCCCAGATCCTACGGATGCTTTAACTGCTGGCCGTGGCGCCGAAGGCAATGCTCAAGTTATGTGCCTCAGCTGTCACCGTGCCCATGCCTCTGCATTCGGTAACGCACTACGTGGCGATATGACTGAAGCTTTCTTGGCAGAAACCTGGATTTCACTGGGTTCTAACGTCCCAGCAACCGCAACTCCTTTCTACAAGGGCGGCGTTGCAATCGACGTTGCTGATGCCGGTACCGGCAATCCGTTTACCGACGGTTACGGTCACTATCAGCGTTCACTGTGTAACAAGTGTCACGTACAAGACTAACTCAGGAGATAGCATATCTCTTAAGCTAAGCTAAACAGTTACACAGCCAAAGGTCGGCGGCAATTCTCTCCTGCCGCCGACCTTACTTTTCCAGAGATATTTCGAGAAATCGTACGGGAGGAGAGCTTTTGTCAACCATTTCCCAAGGCTATTCCATGTTGGCACGTGCAACCCTCATAATTGTATTTCTATTCATCATCCAACTCAGTTCTGCTCCTGATGTCCTCAGCCAGTTTCATTCCGGCGGAGTGGGTTCCTGTAATGGCTGCCATATCAGTCATAGTTCCTCTGCTTCTGTTTCCCCCTTATTGCTTGCAACTGATCCCAGTTCTCTCTGCCTGAATTGTCACTCAGGGCCTGGCAGTTCTGACGCCGCTTCGGTCTTCAGCTTTGATGGTTCAGCATTAACACCCGGTGGTGATTTTTACTGGACCACCAAGTCATTTACCTGGGCCGGGGGTTCCAGCCCCGCAGCACGTCACGGGCACAACGTCATTGCCAGAGACTTCGCACTCGATGTTGATCCCAACAAACTCCAGGGACCAGGCGGTAGCTACCCTGCATCCCAGCTCAGCTGTATCAGCTGTCACGATCCGCATGGCAAAAGTGGAGGCGGAACCCGTGCAGGCGCCCCGGCGGTGTCGGTTTCCGGTTCTTATGGTGAACAGCCAATGCCTGGAACCAGCAGCGGGAATTATCGACTCCTGGGGGGTGTAGGCTATAGCGTCAATGGCTACACTTTCAACTATCCGGCTCCTGTGGCACGGCAAAATCCCGCACAACCTTTCGGCGAAAGCGATGCATCCCATGTCGACTATGGCAGCGGTATGAGTGAATGGTGTGCAAATTGTCATGGTGCCGTTCTGACCAACGAGCATCAGTTCGGTAGCCAAAGTTTTAAACACCCAGTCAACAACAATCTCGGAGGAGAAATTGTTAGCAACTATAACAATTACGTCAAAACTGGAGATTTAAACGGAACGACAGCAACAGCATTTTTGCAATTTGTCCCCTTTGCGCGTGGAACAACCACTACAGAAGTGCTCGACCCCACCAGCAGCAATGGACCAGATAGCAATAGCGAGATCAATTGTCTCAGTTGTCATCGCGCTCATGCATCGGCTTTCCGCGTCGCCGGGCGTTGGGATTTCAATGCCCCCCTGCTGATCGATTCACATCCAGCAGTAGGAGACACCGGAGCGACTGCCGGCGATGTCAGACACAGTTATTACAATCGTAACATGGGCGAAGAATTTGGATCGGGACAAGGGCAGTTCTGCGAAAAATGTCACGCGACAAACACCCCATGATCGCTTTCAAAGCCAAAGTGGATTTTACCCAAGGATCAACCATGAGATGGATGCGGACTAAAGGCCTGACATTGCTGCTATCGACTTTTTTACTCCTCTGCTCTTGTGCGCTAACACCGCCGTCATCGGTTATCACTGTCGACCCTGGTGCAACTCTGCATCTTTTCCTGCAACCGATGCCGCAGGAAGCCCATCGGTTAAGCCTGACGGTGGCCGGAATCAGTGCTCGAACAGTTGATGGCCGTGATATTCCCCTGTTGACCGGTCCCTGGATCTTCGACCCGGCAGAAAGAGTCGGCCGCCAGACGAAGCTGCTGCAACAAAAATTACCACCTGGAGAATATACCGGACTGAGTTTGGAACTGTCAGCCGCAAAGCTGCAAACCGAAGCTGATCCTATTAATCTGTTAATTGAGTCAAAAATCCAGCTGATCCCGATCAATTTCCTGATAACAGCAAATCAGAACCAGGCACTGTTTCTTTCCCTGAGCCCTGAACGGTTGATCACTGGCGGCTACAAATTAACAGCAAAATTTTCGGCCAGGAAAGCACAATCTCCACTCCCCGAGCTTAAAGGAGTTATCAGCCATCCACAGAGTGGAATACTGACCATCTTCGAAAAAAAAACACCAACTGTTATCGATGTCGTTGCCATCGGCCAGGGACCTGCCGGGATGGCACTTGATCAGCGCAGCCGGCTAATCTATCTGGCATTAACCGAGGAAAACAGCATTGCTGTTTTTGACCTGATTCGCAACAGAATACAGAGAAAAGTACGCCTGCATGCAGGAGCAAGACCGACAGAACTGGCTCTTTCAACTAATGGTGACACCTTGGTTTCCCTGAACTCCGGAACCAACAGCATCAGTATCATCAGCACAACGTCTTTGAGCGAAAGGCAACGAATTCTTCTCTCGACCACCCCGGCATCAGCTTGTATCAGCGCAACAAACCTCGCCTATATCGCCCTACCGGACATCAATGCTCTGGCATTAATAGACCTGCAGCGCGACAGCGTGATTGCTACAGCTAACTTAACCGATACAGCGGTGCAAGGGGTCGCTGACAGATCTGGTCGTCAAATCTATCTGCTAACGGAAAATTCACCAGATCTATTGGTTTTCGATACCACAAGCATGACCGTCATCAATCGGGTTTCTATCGGTTATGACGCCCGCTGTCTGACACTGAATAAAAATAACGGCTTGATTTATGTCGGCATGCGCAGTGGAAACATTGTCGTCATTGACCCACAAATTGGATTGCCCATCGATAGCTTCAAAGCCGAGCCGGATATCATTGCTATTGCTGCTGACCGCAAAGAGAACAGCCTGTTTGTCGTCAGTAGAGAGAATAATCTACTAACCAAATACGATTTGGTCAGTCAAAGAAAACTGGCCACCCTGGAGCTAGGGGCTGCCGGCTCTGCCGTCGCTGTTATGGGTGAACAATAATCGATGGGCGAGAAACGTTTATTGCACAGACTGCTCTGTTTTCTGCTGCTGGCCTTGTTGCCATGTGGGGAGTTGTTTGCCGACGATATCCGTTTTTCCAGCGATTGGAATTATCGCTTCTCCTCAATCGATTCAGAAAATCGAGATAGTGGCGATATAACCAAAACAGACTCGGAGCGTTTTAAGCAGAACTATCGACTTGACCTCAGCAAGGAACTTTTCCCCAATCTGAGTCTCGATGCGGGTGCACAAATGGAGAAATCTCGACAGCTCGACGAAAATGATAACGTTGACAGCAATTCACGCAATACTTCGATTCTCCCCTATGTCGAAGCGGAGTTGCGAACCAGCCTTTACTCCTTGAGTGGAGGCTATCGAGAACGCTATGAAAAGACCAGAGGGACCGATATCGACACAGAACGAAATTATGTTGACAGTTACCACCTGCGCGGGGAATGGCGACCGGTAGAGCTTCCACGCTTCGACCTCAGCTACCAACATACCAAACGCTATGACAAGCCTTTTGAGCAGCGCAATGAGACAGATATTTTGCAATTTAACAGCCGTTATGATTATAAAAAATATGAATTCCAGTACGGCTATTTCCGTAATGAGGACAACATTATCGATGCGGTTGGAGATAAAACAGGGGCAGTAACCAATACCCACAATAGCCGAATTCGATACTCCAATACTTACGCTGATGGGCGTATAACCTTCAATGCCAGTTTAAGGGGTGAGTACTCGGATCAGACTTTCTCCGGCAGCAGCACGCGCGATTTTCCTGTTGATCCGTCCGGGAACAGTTTTTATGTTGAGAATCCCCAGTCAGACCCAAATGATCTTGTTTCCGCTACCTATTCGCAGCTGAATAGCACCGCATTGGATCTCAGCCGTAGCACTGTTATAAACGTCGGCCTCAATTTTGGAGAAACAGTCAACGTTGACATGTTGCAGATAGGGCTCAATGGAAAACTCGATTCAAACTCAACAATCAATGACATTGGTAACTGGAAAGTCTATGTCAGTACCGATCAAACCAGCTGGACTCCAAGAGGAATAACCTCAGTCAAATATTTCAATGATGAGGATCGGCTGGAAATCAGATTCAACCCAATTACTGACCACAAGGACATTCTCCTGGTCTACGATCCCAGCATTATTGTGCAAAACGATCCGGTTCAGATTCTTTCAATCCGAGCCTTTATTTCCAAATTTATCAGTGATGGTTCACAACTGGAAAGCCATGCCGTCAATGCCCAGATGGGCGTTGGTTGGCAGGCGACTGAAAAGACCAAGGTTCTCTACGATCTGAGTTTACAGGAGCGGCAAAGCAGCCTGTTTGACGACCAAAGAATCCGGGTGAATAACGGCCTGACAGTCCTCCATCGGATTAACAATGTATTTTCGGCAACCGGCCGGGTGTCGGCCAGCGACAGCTGGGAGCAGAGTCAGCATGATGCCAGCAGGTATAACTACAGCGCAAAGCTAAGTGCCCGCTACCTGGAAACATTAAGCCAAGCCTTGATTTACAGTGGTGGACTCAATCAGGAATCGGAAGGAAACAGCACCACAAATTCACTGCTGCTGCATACCAACGCCGAACTCTACCGTGGTTGGGATGTCTCTTTTGATCAGGGCTACAGTTGGCAGAATCCGGCAGTTGGTGCGGATTCATCGAGCTTTTTTGTCCGCATCGAAAACAGGCTGGTACCACATCGACGTCTCACCCTGACAACCGACTATTCGATCACCTGGGATAAAGAGGCTGAAAGCGACTTTTCCCGAAGTGATTCCGGACGCCTTCGCATTTCCTGGATTCCGAGCAACACCCTGAGCCTGCAAGGCGAAGTCCAGCTGCGCAAGAACGAAGAAGACACAGAGATTTTCTGGGAGTATGGGGCCAATTGGCTGCCATTCAGAGATGGAACCTTGCAATGCAATCTGAATTTCAGTGAAGAAGAGGATGCCGATGGCAACCGTACACGCAGTTTTTCCCCCAACATAAGCTGGGAGATGACCGACTATGCGAATCTGAGTGTCCGTTATTCACAGGGAACGGAAGAAACCAACAGTAAAATAGATGAATTTCAAACCTTCCTGATAAGTTTGCGGGTTTACTACGATTGAGCCTCTCTAGAGGAAAGTAAGGGGAATTGACTATGAAAATAAAACAGGTGCTTTTCGGGATCATTGTCCTGTGCCAGATTCTGTTGTTCAGCAGCTGCGCACCAACTGGGGACAGCAATAGCTACAAGAACACTCTGATGAACTTTGCTGCCGTTCAGAGCGTTGCCGTATTGCCGTTTCATAATTTGACCAGCGACGATGATGCCGCCGAACGGGTCCGCGATACCTTCATGGGAATGCTACTGGCGACCGAAGCGATGTACGTGCTTCCCCCCGGAGAGGTAGAAAGGGGAATCGAACGTGCCAGCCTGCGTGACCCGGCTAAGCCGACGATTGAAAAAATTAAATCCCTTGGGCAAATTCTTCAGGTCGACGCCGTTATTACTGGAGTCTTGCGTGAATACGGCCAGGTACGTTCCGGGCAAACCCAAGCCAACTTGATTTCAGTCAGTGTAAGGATGATGGAAGTCGAGACCGGCAATGTCGTTTGGTCTGGAGATTCGACCAAAGGGGGTATCAGCGTTGCGGATCGGCTCCTTGGCGGAGGTGGCGCACCGATGAATCAAGTCACTAAAGATGCAATCAATGACTTACTCGACCAGCTTTTCCAATAATTTTGCTGTTCTTCTGCTGGTGTTCTGCAGCTGGACTCTCAGTGGTTGCAGCGGGCTTAATGTGACGAAACCGCAGATCATTTCTCTGCAGGCCACAAAAAGCTCGCCACAACCGGCATACAGCGGCGAAATCCTCTGGCAGACGTATGTCTCGGGGGGAACACCACCACTAACCTATGAATACAGGATGCGCAAGAACCAACAGGAGAAAATTGTTCAATCCGGGCTGGAGAGTACCTGGAGCTGGCAACCACGGAATTCGGGGAATTTCCACATCAGAGTTAGGGTAAAAGACAAAAAAGGGTACATTTCAACCAGTGAATGGACCCCTTTCAGAGTTGACCCGGCTATCAATAATCATCATCTCATTGCCTTTTTCCCCCTTGAAAATCTCAGTGGAGTCAAAGCCCCACTAAGCAAAATCAGTCAAGATTATAAGGAGTTACTGCAATCAAAAGGTCTGAATTTTCTATCTGATGAACGGTTGGAAGACTTCATGCTTCGTCACCGTGTCCGCTATACCGGGGGGATAGGTTCAGAGTTGGCACATGCATTGCGAGAGGAAGGGGTAGAGGCGGTTTTTATTACTTCCCTTGAATCCTATGAAAAGTCGGTCTCTCCCAAAATTGCACTGACTTCAAGATTGGTTCTTTGTCGTGATTTTCCTGAGATTGCCTGGATCGATGGGGTGGGAATCACTGGAGAAGATAGCCCTGGGCTGCTAGGTCTCAAACGGATTCCAAAAATGGAAAATTTGGAGCAAAAAGCACTTAATAATCTGGCTGACTCATTCCTGAATGCTCTTTCTGAAAACCCTGAACCGGTTTCAAAAAGTACCAATGGAATTAAGCCGCGAGACTTTTACCTGGCAACAGATTTCGCCCCAGAAGGAAAGTATAGAGTTGCGGTTGTCCCTTTTTTAAATAGATATGCACGACGCAATGCTGGATTTGTTGTTCCGCTCCATTTTGTCAATCTCCTCAGCAAAAATGATAATCTGCAAGTTGTTGAACCGGGAGTCGTCCGAGAACAACTTCTTAAATACCGCCTGATCATGCAAGCAGGACCATCGTTGGCCGTTGCTGATGTCCTGGCAAGTGAAACATCTCTTTCTGCAGATCTGATCCTGTCCGGTTATGTTTTTGACTATCAGGACCAATTTGGTATCCCCAAAATTGATTTTTCCACCCGACTGTTTTCTGGGCCAAAACGGGAAATTATCTGGTGGTCAAGAAGTTATGCCAATGGTGATGACGGAGTTTATTTCTTCGATCTGGGTCGCCATCAATCAGCCCATGCCATGTTGGAAGAAATGACACAGTCGATTGGTAAACTGATTTTCAAAACCAACAAATTCCGGCCACAAGAGTCAGAATTTGAAAACATAAATTCTATCCACTCAAAATAATAAAGGATCTCCAGATGACACATCTTTATCGGTTCCTGATAGCCTTCTGTTTAACCTTGTCACTTGCAACAACCACCTTTGCCTTTGCAGGTTCACAACATAAGGGAGGGGCGGCACCAGTCCTGGGACAAGATCTTGCGATTCAATTGTTGATTCCGGTTTTTGATCCAACCTTTGCCAATCTGCCCATTGCCGGCATCGGAGATAAACCCATCCTGCTGAAAGAGGTCTGGCCGCAGTTACAGAACACAAAAAATACAAATAAATTATCAGCCCAACTCAAGCAAGCCCTTGAAGCACGATTTGTTCAGCCTTCGGCAGCTGGCGCAAAAAAGACCATCTTTGTTGATACCAATATCAGCAAAGATGGCTTGATGCTCATTGAAATCCCTTTGTTTTCCGAGTTTTTCCCAGAGATCCCTGTCGCTTTAGTGAACGAAGAACCGGTCACCGTTGCCGAGTTTTCTGAAGATCTTCAAGCTGTCCATAATGAAATGTCGGGTCACGAATCTACCGGCGGATCAAAGCAAAACATCCAACGGTTAATGGATCGGCTGATCACTGCTCGATTGATAGAGCAAGAGTCGCGAAATATCGGTTTTGACCAAACTCCATCGTTCAAAAAACAAGCTGAAGAATTTGCGGAGAAAAGTCTACTGTATGCGCTGCTCAACAACCAGTTGGAAAGAAAGTCCCTTGATACTGAGGCAGTTGATGCGTTGTATCGACAAATTTCCCTCCAGGGACAATTTGAAAACTATCATTTTACCCTGGAGAAGAATGCTGTTGCCCTTCTCGAGCGGCATAAAGCTGGTGAAGATTTTGATTCTTTGATCTCCGCAGCAATAACCAATAAACAAGCAACAAAGACGACCCAACAGGAGTATCTCAAGTTCAAAGACTTACTTCCCAATATTGCTTCGGAAGCAGCTAATTTGGAGGTTGGTGGCATCAGTCAGATTTTCCGTCAAGCGGATGGGTTCCTGATCTTCAGGCTGACTGATCGGCAGTTTGTCGAAGATCCTCATGCCCTCGACTACGCCAGAAAAAATGTATGGGAAAGACAAAAATCTGAATTTGCAAGCCAATATACAACCGAGACGGTTGACCGCTACTCGAAGTTTAACCAAGCGGCACAAGACGATTTGGATTTTAGCAAAATCAAGGAAAATAATCCGAACATCAAGCTCGGCGAGGCGTTAGAACCGCTTCTCAAAGATCAGCGCGTTCTGGTGACGGTTAAGGGTCCGAACCCTGTTCAGATAACCGTTGCTCAGTTGGCTCAGAAGATCAAAGATAACTACTTCCACGGTGTCGATATTGCTCTTGATGCAGCGGAAGTTGACGCCAAAAAACAAGAGATTCTTGATGACACATTGTTCCGTATCGCAGGTACTTTTGAAGCACAAAAGTTAGGCTTGGACCAAACCCCAAGGTATCGGATGGAAGTTGCTGAATTTGAACGCCGGATACTGTTCGATGTTTTTATGGCAAAGGTTATAACACCGGATATTCGCTACGGCGAAGAGGAAATTCAGAATTACTATGATAAACATCAGGCCGATTACATGACCCCGGCGATGTTTAAATTCAAGAGCCTCCCTTTTTATCGCCAGGCAGATGCTGAAAAAGCTGCTGCAAAGCTGCAAGATGGCAGTGATTTTAAATGGGTTTCTGCCAACAGCGAAGGCTTGGTTGATGTGCAAAACAAAGATCTGCTGCAGTTCGACCGCAACATTCTAAGTCTCTCCTCGCTACCAGCAAGTCTGCAGCAACAGGCTGCCGGGGTGAAACGTGGTGATTCATTGGTGTATGCCGAGCCGGACAATTTTCATTATGTTCTCTACTTCGAAGATGTATTTCCTCCTGAACCCAGGCCATATGATCAGGTTCGCAAAGAACTCCTGGGCATTGTCTATCAGCAAAAGGTCACTGCGACACTGAATGAGTGGGTGGAGAAACTAAAAGAAGCTTATGAAACAAAAGTATTTTTGGTGGCTCAAGGCCGCTGAAACACGATTCTCAATAAACTCGATGGTAATGAAACTGAATCGATAACAAGGAATGCTTATGTTGAGTACGTCGAGAAGCCAAAAACTGATTCTTGCTCTCAGTCTACTGACGGGAATCATTTTTCTTTCGCTCTATCAGGCCACTCCGAGTGAGGCTGCCAAGCGGAGCTTTACCAAAAAAGGGTGTATTGACTGTCATGGAGACTTTGCCAAACAGTATCTGGCCAAGAAGAACGTCCACCCCGTGGTGAAACAACAAAAGTGTGATTCCTGTCACCTGCCTCACGGCATCGTTCCAAAGCTATTGCTAAAGGAATCGGGAGATAAAATCTGTCAGCTCTGTCACAGCCAGGAATCGATTGGTCTCGACCTGCCGCAGGTTCACACCGCTCTGAAAAGGGGGAAATGCAGTACCTGTCATGACCCCCATGCCTCAGACAACCCCTTTTTGCTCAGCAGTGCCGGAAACGATATCTGTTTCAGTTGCCATGATCAGGCCCCATTCAGCAAAAAAGTGGTTCATGCTGTCCTTAAAGATGATGGATGTTTGGCCTGCCACAAAGCTCATGCTTCAGCGGAGGAGAACCTTTTGACCGAGGAGCCGCTGGCACTCTGTCTCTCTTGCCATGACGTGGAAGACAAAGCCTTTACAAACGCCCACGGAGATTATCCAGTGGCTGATCAAAACTGCAGTACCTGCCATGATCCCCATTCCTCAGATCAAGAAAAATTATTGAAGGGGAGTGTCCATAGCCCAGTCGCGGATGCCGGCTGCGACAGTTGCCATGCCTCGGCAGATAGTGCAGAACCGTTTGCTTTGAATGCTCAGGGAGCAGAGCTCTGTCTTTCCTGTCACGACAACGATGATTTGACGGGCGGGAAAAAACTGCAACACGCCCCCTTTATGGATGGGGATTGTCTCTCCTGCCACAACCCTCACACCTCGGAGTTTCCAAAGCTGTTGGTTGCAAAAGGGAATAATCTTTGCTTTGAGTGCCACGCCGAGAAAAACAGTAAAGTTCAATATTCCCATGCACCAGTTGACTCAACCGATGGTTGTCTCTCGTGCCACAACCCCCATGCGGCAGAATTTCCTGGATTGGTTGCTGCACCACCCGAAGGGGAACACTGCCTGAGCTGTCACCAGGCGGTCAAAACCGATTTGAACAAAATGGCGCAACAACACCAACCGGTCAGCGATAACATGTGCACCAGCTGTCATAATCCACACGGTTCCAACGGTGAACACATGTTGGCCAGCCGTGCCGATCAGATCTGTTACCAATGCCATGCCGAAGCTCAGGGTGAATTCACCCAGTCGGTCATTCATCAGCCCGTCAAATCGGGAAGTTGTATCAGCTGTCATAATGGCCATGGTTCCCAGAACAACGCGCTGCTCAAAAATCAAGGGGCCGACCTCTGTGCAACCTGTCACGACAGCCTGATGCAAAAGGCAACCGATAAAGAGACCGAGCATGAACCTTTTGCCGATAAAGACTGCCTGATCTGCCATAATCCTCACGCCAGCCCCATCGCCGGCATGTTGAACGCTCATCAGACAGATCTTTGTGGAACCTGCCATAGTGATTTGACCGACGCTCTCGCAACAGCCGACAGCCAGCATGATCCAGTCAGCAATGGACAGTGCAGCAGTTGTCATAA
This window encodes:
- a CDS encoding cytochrome c3 family protein, translating into MLSTSRSQKLILALSLLTGIIFLSLYQATPSEAAKRSFTKKGCIDCHGDFAKQYLAKKNVHPVVKQQKCDSCHLPHGIVPKLLLKESGDKICQLCHSQESIGLDLPQVHTALKRGKCSTCHDPHASDNPFLLSSAGNDICFSCHDQAPFSKKVVHAVLKDDGCLACHKAHASAEENLLTEEPLALCLSCHDVEDKAFTNAHGDYPVADQNCSTCHDPHSSDQEKLLKGSVHSPVADAGCDSCHASADSAEPFALNAQGAELCLSCHDNDDLTGGKKLQHAPFMDGDCLSCHNPHTSEFPKLLVAKGNNLCFECHAEKNSKVQYSHAPVDSTDGCLSCHNPHAAEFPGLVAAPPEGEHCLSCHQAVKTDLNKMAQQHQPVSDNMCTSCHNPHGSNGEHMLASRADQICYQCHAEAQGEFTQSVIHQPVKSGSCISCHNGHGSQNNALLKNQGADLCATCHDSLMQKATDKETEHEPFADKDCLICHNPHASPIAGMLNAHQTDLCGTCHSDLTDALATADSQHDPVSNGQCSSCHNPHKSALPTLLQTSGIDLCLACHKDLREKMNAGRSHAPAKQDCMTCHKPHYSAVTSLLTQPQQPLCAECHETETAEFSAAHAGISAAAMDCVKCHDPHASKDPKYFKDVMHAPFAARSCQPCHVTGQ